One region of Hyla sarda isolate aHylSar1 unplaced genomic scaffold, aHylSar1.hap1 scaffold_944, whole genome shotgun sequence genomic DNA includes:
- the LOC130350373 gene encoding histone H2B 1.1 has translation MPDPAKSAPAPKKGSKKAVTKTQKKDGKKRRKTRKESYAIYVYKVLKQVHPDTGISSKAMGIMNSFVNDIFERIAGEASRLAHYNKRSTITSREIQTAVRLLLPGELAKHAVSEGTKAVTKYTSAK, from the coding sequence ATGCCTGATCCCGCCAAGTCTGCACCAGCCCCCAAGAAGGGCTccaagaaagccgtgaccaagacTCAGAAGAAGGACGGCAAGAAGcggaggaagaccaggaaggaaaGCTATGCCATCTACGTGTACAAGGTGCTCAAGCAGGTCCATCCTGACACCGGCATCTCCTCCAAGGCCATGGGCATCATGAACTCctttgtcaacgatatcttcgagcgcatcgcaggggaagcctcccgcctggctcactacaacaagcgctccaccatcacctcccgggagatccagaccgccgtgcgcctgctgctgcctggagagctggccaagcacgccgtgtccgagggcaccaaggccgtcaccaagtacaccagcgccaagtaa
- the LOC130350368 gene encoding histone H2A type 1 produces MSGRGKQGGKVRAKAKTRSSRAGLQFPVGRVHRLLRKGNYAERVGAGAPVYLAAVLEYLTAEILELAGNAARDNKKTRIIPRHLQLAVRNDEELNKLLGGVTIAQGGVLPNIQAVLLPKKTESSKAAKSK; encoded by the coding sequence ATGTCTGGACGCGGCAAACAAGGAGGGAAGGTTCGGGCTAAGGCCAAGACCCGCTCATCCCGGGCAGGACTCCAGTTCCCCGTCGGTCGTGTTCACAGGCTTCTCCGCAAAGGGAACTATGCCGAGAGGGTGGGCGCCGGTGCTCCGGTCTACCTGGCCGCTGTGCTGGAGTATTTAACCGCTGAGATCCTGGAATTGGCCGGTAATGCCGCCCGGGACAACAAGAAGACCCGCAtcatcccccgtcacctgcagctggccgtgcgcaatgacgaggagcTGAACAAGCTGCTGGGTGGGGTGACCATCGCCCAGGGAGGCGTCCTGCCCAACATCCAGGCCGTGCTGCTGCCCAAGAAGACCGAGAGCAGCAAAGCGGCCAAGAGCAAGTGA
- the LOC130350363 gene encoding histone H1B-like, protein MAETAPAAAPPAEPAAKSKKQPKKSAAKKSHKPSGPSVSELLVKAVSASKERSGVSLAALKKALAAGGYDVDKNNSRLKLAIKGLVTKGTLLQVKGSGASGSFKINKNQLETKDKAAKKKPAAAAKKPAAAKKATKSPKKPKKAPSAAKSPKKAKKPAAAKSPKKAKKPAAAKSPKKPKAAPKKVTKSPAKKAAKPKAAKSPAKKVTKAKKSAAKK, encoded by the coding sequence ATGGCAGAAACCGCACCAGCCGCTGCTCCTCCCGCCGAACCGGCCGCAAAATCCAAGAAGCAGCCGAAGAAATCAGCCGCCAAGAAAAGCCACAAACCCTCCGGTCCCAGCGTGTCCGAGCTGCTCGTTAAAGCCGTGTCCGCCTCTAAGGAGCGCAGTGGGGTGTCTCTGGCCGCCCTGAAGAAGGCTCTGGCTGCCGGAGGATACGATGTAGACAAGAACAACAGCCGCCTGAAGCTGGCCATCAAGGGGCTGGTGACCAAGGGAACCCTGCTCCAGGTGAAAGGCAGCGGCGCCTCCGGATCCTTCAAGATCAACAAGAACCAGCTGGAGACTAAGGACAAGGCGGCCAAGAAGAAGCCGGCGGCTGCGGCCAAGAAGCCTGCAGCAGCTAAGAAAGCGACCAAATCCCCTAAGAAGCCAAAGAAGGCTCCGAGCGCGGCCAAGAGCCCGAAGAAAGCCAAGAAGCCTGCAGCGGCCAAGAGTCCGAAGAAAGCCAAGAAGCCTGCAGCGGCCAAGAGCCCCAAGAAGCCGAAGGCTGCTCCCAAGAAGGTGACCAAGAGCCCGGCTAAGAAGGCGGCCAAACCCAAAGCTGCCAAGAGCCCGGCTAAGAAGGTGACTAAAGCCAAGAAGAGCGCGGCTAAGAAATAA
- the LOC130350369 gene encoding histone H2A type 1, translating to MSGRGKQGGKVRAKAKTRSSRAGLQFPVGRVHRLLRKGNYAERVGAGAPVYLAAVLEYLTAEILELAGNAARDNKKTRIIPRHLQLAVRNDEELNKLLGGVTIAQGGVLPNIQAVLLPKKTESSKAAKSK from the coding sequence ATGTCTGGACGCGGCAAACAAGGAGGGAAGGTTCGGGCTAAGGCCAAGACCCGCTCATCCCGGGCAGGACTCCAGTTCCCCGTCGGTCGTGTTCACAGGCTTCTCCGCAAAGGGAACTATGCCGAGAGGGTGGGCGCCGGTGCTCCGGTCTACCTGGCCGCTGTGCTGGAGTATTTAACAGCTGAGATCCTGGAATTGGCCGGTAATGCCGCCCGGGACAACAAGAAGACCCGCAtcatcccccgtcacctgcagctggccgtgcgcaatgacgaggagcTGAACAAGCTGCTGGGTGGGGTGACCATCGCCCAGGGAGGCGTCCTGCCCAACATCCAGGCCGTGCTGCTGCCCAAGAAGACCGAGAGCAGCAAAGCGGCCAAGAGCAAGTGA
- the LOC130350366 gene encoding histone H4-like, which yields MQQTFWNGREIQNLLVSCSANQRKGGRVRNVNVVKRNAPRMMSSLFQFSFRSTHVPYKPDSAALSILQSTRYIEKMSGRGKGGKGLGKGGAKRHRKVLRDNIQGITKPAIRRLARRGGVKRISGLIYEETRGVLKVFLENVIRDAVTYTEHAKRKTVTAMDVVYALKRQGRTLYGFGG from the coding sequence ATGCAGCAAACGTTTTGGAATGGGCGGGAAATTCAAAACCTTCTTGTCTCGTGTTCAGCCAATCAACGGAAAGGGGGGAGGGTCAGGAATGTAAATGTGGTTAAAAGAAACGCCCCCCGGATGATGTCATCTTTGTTCCAGTTTTCTTTCAGGTCCACCCATGTGCCATATAAGCCGGACTCGGCCGCACTCAGTATCTTGCAGTCTACTCGCTACATAGAGAAGATGTCTGGACGCGGTAAAGGAGGGAAAGGTCTCGGTAAGGGCGGAGCCAAGCGGCACAGGAAGGTGCTCCGGGATAACATCCAGGGCATCACCAAGCCTGCCATCCGCCGTCTAGCTCGCAGGGGAGGTGTGAAGCGCATCTCCGGCCTCATCTATGAAGAGACTCGCGGTGTCCTGAAAGTCTTCCTGGAAAACGTCATCCGTGACGCCGTCACCTACACCGAGCACGCCAAGAGGAAGACCGTCACCGCTATGGACGTGGTGTACGCCCTCAAGCGACAGGGCCGCACTCTCTACGGCTTCGGAGGTTAA